The following proteins are co-located in the Trichormus variabilis 0441 genome:
- a CDS encoding pyridoxamine 5'-phosphate oxidase family protein, whose protein sequence is MGSKEIHELLQRIEYGHLGCASEGHPYVVPMHYYFENPNLYIFTTEGMKTKYIDANPEVCLQVEEIHNLSHWRSVIIMGRAERLTEPQEFDHAMQLIKAHNPKLSPALNRTWIDVWGRANVIVIYRISPSEMTGRTTEGVSSQP, encoded by the coding sequence ATGGGATCGAAGGAAATTCATGAGCTTCTACAAAGGATAGAGTATGGACACTTAGGCTGTGCATCAGAAGGACATCCCTACGTGGTGCCGATGCACTATTATTTCGAGAATCCCAACCTGTACATCTTTACGACCGAAGGAATGAAGACGAAGTACATTGATGCGAATCCGGAGGTTTGTTTACAGGTAGAAGAAATTCATAACTTATCCCATTGGCGCAGTGTCATCATCATGGGTCGAGCAGAACGCCTAACTGAGCCGCAAGAGTTTGACCATGCGATGCAATTGATCAAAGCACATAATCCAAAGCTTTCACCTGCGCTAAATCGAACTTGGATAGACGTTTGGGGACGAGCAAATGTCATTGTCATTTATCGTATTTCTCCCAGTGAAATGACCGGACGAACAACTGAAGGAGTCAGCAGTCAACCATGA
- a CDS encoding potassium channel family protein, which translates to MYSTLEQKYQRIQKELMAGAIALGGVLILGTLWYRFVEGWSWEDAAYMTVITLATVGYGETNPLGSRGRLFTIALILLGVINLGYIVNRFTEAVIQGYFQQGIRLRQQRRLMESLSEHYIICGFSRTGRQIAKEFRAEGVTFVVIDSDADSIERAQAEGHTAFQGDATLDDTLLRVGIERAICLVAALPSDAENLYTVLSAKTLNPRIRAIARASTEEALQKLQRGGADAVISPYITGGKRMAAAALRPQVLDFVDGILTGADRQLYMEEFLLDPALCPFVGQSLQKAKLRSQSGALVLAIRRIDGMLIGGPTGDTVLMPGDTLICMGTADQLRTLNQILGPIGSQQLRKPKNI; encoded by the coding sequence TTGTATTCAACTCTTGAACAGAAATACCAACGCATCCAAAAAGAGTTAATGGCCGGGGCGATCGCTCTCGGTGGTGTATTAATTCTCGGTACTTTGTGGTATCGGTTTGTCGAGGGTTGGTCATGGGAAGATGCAGCTTACATGACAGTTATTACCTTAGCTACCGTAGGATATGGTGAAACCAACCCCCTTGGTAGTCGTGGACGCTTATTTACTATTGCCTTAATTTTGCTAGGTGTAATCAATCTTGGCTACATTGTCAACAGGTTTACAGAAGCAGTTATTCAGGGTTACTTTCAACAAGGTATTCGGCTCAGACAACAGAGGCGCTTAATGGAATCCTTATCAGAACACTACATCATTTGTGGATTCAGTCGGACTGGTCGCCAAATTGCCAAGGAATTTCGGGCGGAAGGTGTAACATTTGTGGTGATCGATTCTGATGCTGATTCGATAGAAAGAGCGCAAGCCGAGGGGCATACAGCATTTCAAGGAGATGCTACACTTGATGATACTCTCCTGAGAGTTGGGATTGAGAGGGCAATTTGTTTAGTTGCGGCTCTCCCTTCTGATGCAGAGAATTTATACACGGTTTTATCAGCAAAAACTCTGAATCCCCGCATTAGAGCGATCGCACGAGCCAGCACAGAAGAAGCTCTGCAAAAATTACAGCGAGGCGGTGCAGATGCCGTCATTTCCCCATATATCACGGGTGGTAAGCGGATGGCGGCCGCCGCCCTCAGACCGCAAGTATTAGACTTTGTAGACGGGATTCTCACAGGTGCAGACCGTCAACTGTACATGGAAGAATTTTTACTCGACCCGGCCTTATGTCCCTTTGTTGGTCAAAGCTTGCAAAAAGCCAAACTGCGATCGCAAAGTGGGGCATTAGTCCTGGCTATTCGTCGCATAGATGGTATGCTCATCGGCGGCCCCACAGGAGATACAGTGTTAATGCCAGGAGACACGCTGATTTGCATGGGTACAGCCGACCAACTGCGTACCCTCAACCAAATTCTCGGCCCAATTGGTTCTCAGCAATTACGTAAACCTAAGAATATTTAA
- a CDS encoding GAF domain-containing protein has protein sequence MSLQQRNFGETGDLILGTQNQEQNLPATSAPVGTLARRKGTISTFLAPLTQDTFKQVVTEVEQKLQIVHQTLSMLDSHGFENILQEMLQSITLKTGELLGADRTTIFLLDEEKQELWSIVAAGEGDRSLEIRIPADKGIAGEVATFKQVVNIPFDFYHDPRSIFAQKQEKITGYRTYTMLALPLLSEQGRLVAVVQLLNKLKPYSPPDAVLAERIDNQGFTSADEQLFQEFAPSIRLILESSRSFYIATQKQRAAAAMMKAVKSLSQSSLDLEDTLKRVMDEAKELMNADRSTLWLIDRDRHELWTKITQDNGSTRELRVPIGKGFAGIVAASGQKLNIPFDLYDHPDSETAKQIDQQNGYRTCSLLCMPVFNGDQELIGVTQLVNKKKTGEFPPYNPDTWPAAPECFQASFDRNDEEFMEAFNIQAGVALQNAQLFATVKQQEQMQRDILRSLSNGVISTDKAGTIIAANESAQRLLGLDSEDRLEGKLISEAIAIKEGDFSKWCQDALHGTDLKRRQQYYPDRTLVSTEAAQNSINLSINTIADASDPQQVCGALVVMEDISDEKRLKSTMYRYMTQELAEELLKLDDAKLGGDRKEVSILFSDIRGYTTLTENLEAEEVVSMLNEYFESMVEAVFKHKGTLDKYIGDAIMAVFGSPLPLEEHAWMAVKTSIEMRHRLQEFNQRRYAANKPRINIGIGINSDTVISGNIGSSKRMEFTAIGDGVNLGSRLESVSKQYGCDIILSDNTFKPCQENIWARELDFIRVKGRNEPVSIYELIGLRSDPIPSEKLQVIEHYHKGREYYLNRQFPLARAEFANVLAVDKHDKAAMLHLLRCQHWLQSPPTNSEWDEGVWTFQEK, from the coding sequence ATGTCATTGCAACAGCGTAATTTTGGGGAGACTGGCGATTTGATCCTGGGTACGCAAAACCAAGAGCAAAACTTGCCAGCAACTTCGGCTCCTGTCGGCACACTAGCCCGCAGAAAAGGTACTATTTCGACATTTCTTGCTCCCTTAACTCAGGATACTTTTAAACAAGTTGTTACAGAAGTCGAGCAAAAACTCCAAATTGTGCATCAAACCCTGTCGATGTTGGATTCTCACGGGTTTGAAAATATCCTGCAAGAGATGTTGCAGTCAATTACTTTAAAAACTGGGGAATTGTTGGGGGCAGATAGGACGACTATATTTTTACTAGATGAAGAAAAACAAGAATTGTGGTCGATTGTCGCCGCCGGAGAAGGCGATCGCTCCCTAGAAATTCGCATCCCCGCCGACAAGGGGATTGCCGGTGAAGTCGCTACTTTTAAACAAGTAGTTAATATACCTTTTGACTTTTATCACGATCCTCGGTCGATATTTGCCCAAAAACAAGAGAAAATCACTGGCTACCGCACATATACAATGCTGGCTTTGCCGCTATTGAGTGAGCAAGGGCGATTAGTGGCGGTGGTACAGTTACTCAACAAATTAAAACCTTATAGCCCTCCTGATGCAGTACTGGCAGAACGGATTGATAATCAAGGTTTTACCAGTGCAGATGAGCAGTTATTCCAGGAATTTGCGCCGTCAATTCGCTTGATTCTAGAGTCGTCACGTTCCTTTTATATAGCGACGCAAAAACAAAGGGCGGCGGCGGCGATGATGAAAGCGGTGAAGTCCCTAAGTCAGAGTAGTCTGGATTTGGAAGATACCCTGAAACGGGTGATGGATGAAGCCAAGGAACTGATGAACGCCGATCGCAGTACCTTATGGCTGATAGACCGCGATCGCCATGAATTATGGACGAAAATTACTCAAGATAATGGTTCTACTAGGGAATTGCGCGTTCCTATAGGTAAAGGTTTTGCAGGTATTGTCGCTGCATCCGGTCAAAAACTCAACATCCCTTTTGATTTATACGACCATCCAGACTCGGAAACTGCCAAACAAATCGACCAACAAAACGGCTACCGCACCTGTAGTTTATTATGTATGCCCGTATTTAATGGCGACCAAGAATTAATCGGTGTGACCCAACTGGTAAATAAAAAGAAAACCGGAGAGTTCCCGCCTTATAATCCAGATACATGGCCAGCAGCACCCGAATGCTTCCAAGCGAGTTTTGACCGCAACGACGAAGAATTTATGGAAGCTTTCAATATCCAAGCTGGGGTAGCGTTACAAAATGCTCAGTTGTTTGCCACAGTTAAGCAACAAGAGCAAATGCAACGGGATATTCTGCGGAGTCTTTCTAATGGCGTGATTTCCACAGATAAAGCCGGGACAATTATTGCGGCCAATGAAAGCGCCCAACGTTTGTTGGGGTTGGACTCGGAAGACCGTTTGGAAGGTAAACTCATAAGTGAGGCGATCGCCATTAAAGAAGGCGATTTTAGTAAATGGTGTCAAGATGCCTTACACGGGACAGACCTCAAACGCCGCCAGCAATATTACCCAGACCGCACACTGGTAAGCACTGAAGCAGCACAAAATAGCATTAACTTATCGATTAATACCATTGCCGATGCTAGCGATCCCCAGCAAGTCTGCGGCGCGTTGGTGGTAATGGAAGATATTAGCGATGAGAAACGCCTCAAGAGTACGATGTATCGCTACATGACCCAGGAATTAGCCGAAGAATTGCTGAAATTGGATGATGCTAAACTGGGAGGCGATCGCAAAGAAGTTTCCATCCTCTTTTCGGATATTCGCGGCTACACCACTTTGACGGAAAATCTGGAAGCAGAAGAAGTGGTAAGTATGCTTAATGAATATTTTGAGTCGATGGTAGAGGCTGTATTCAAACACAAAGGCACTCTGGATAAATACATCGGTGATGCCATCATGGCAGTGTTTGGTTCACCTTTGCCCCTAGAAGAACACGCTTGGATGGCTGTAAAAACATCTATAGAAATGCGTCATCGCTTACAGGAATTTAATCAACGGCGTTATGCAGCCAATAAACCCCGCATCAACATTGGTATCGGCATCAATTCCGACACCGTAATTAGTGGCAACATTGGCTCTAGTAAACGTATGGAATTTACAGCCATTGGTGATGGTGTAAATCTGGGTTCCCGCTTAGAAAGTGTGAGTAAGCAGTATGGTTGCGATATTATTCTGAGCGATAATACTTTTAAACCATGCCAAGAAAATATTTGGGCTAGAGAACTAGATTTCATCCGTGTTAAAGGCAGAAATGAGCCAGTATCTATATATGAGTTAATTGGTTTACGTTCTGATCCCATCCCTAGTGAGAAATTGCAGGTAATTGAGCATTATCACAAGGGACGGGAATATTACTTAAACCGCCAGTTTCCCCTAGCAAGAGCCGAGTTTGCCAATGTTTTAGCAGTTGATAAACATGACAAAGCAGCGATGTTGCATCTGCTACGTTGTCAGCATTGGCTACAATCGCCGCCAACCAACTCAGAATGGGACGAAGGGGTGTGGACGTTTCAGGAGAAATAG
- a CDS encoding filamentous hemagglutinin N-terminal domain-containing protein, with translation MTQNGKGSSWQLNLVISLTSAGVMSISMPALIVQSAFAQSVITPDQTLGNERSEVSENYDNTPTELVRGGAIRGNNLFHSFLEFNVNEGRSTLFVAPNSSIQNIFVRVTGNNRSDIFGKLETSGVNANLFVINPNGIFFGPNARLNIGGSFVASTASGIQFGDRTIFSATSPQPLLTMSVPTGLQFGRTGGEINLQGELVVPTGKTLAFVGGNVTLDGGNVSFLRRRTLKAESGQIAIGGILEVGTVGLNLAGNNDINNQILSFSDDAVLGNVFIQNQARVDVSGQGAGYIEIKGKQIGLTRASQVLAETEGSQSSRGIFIQAEKLTLDDGSQVTASVNNPQSTVSGGNVTVKASDSVRVTGIVPNNLERSGNPSGLFTRTAGKRPGGNLTITTGKLIVEDGGNISARTSGNDSQSIGGTIKITASELVKLIGNTKDSREFPSSVFAQTLGAGNAGSVTIDTPALFVQDGAVISAGTQTNSQGNGGNITIKASDFIEISGSSPIEKFPSGLFARSRGSGNAGSILITTGQLNVRDLATVTVETLGTSNAGEIKINATRINLDGKANLNATTPLGNGGNINLQIDDQLLLRRGSFISTRAGTTSGRGNGGNININIPNGFIVAVPGENSDITANAFQGQGGNVSINAFSVFGIEFREKDSPLTNDITASSEFGLNGTVEINTPEVQPNQGLINLPTQPVEPQLAQVCQAAAGRNQDSFTITGRGGLPNNPNELLYSDAVLTDWVAVSNVENIPNTPISKSISTPTQTNIVEATGWVISPQGEVVLTVNTPNTKSPNSWQKTSACNS, from the coding sequence ATGACTCAAAACGGCAAAGGTAGTTCATGGCAATTGAACTTAGTAATTTCCTTAACATCTGCTGGTGTTATGAGCATCAGTATGCCTGCTTTGATTGTGCAATCTGCCTTTGCTCAGAGTGTGATTACGCCCGATCAAACCTTGGGTAATGAAAGGTCTGAGGTAAGTGAAAACTACGACAATACCCCTACAGAGTTAGTTAGAGGAGGGGCGATTCGGGGTAATAACCTCTTCCATAGTTTCCTAGAATTTAACGTTAATGAAGGACGTTCAACACTTTTTGTAGCTCCCAACAGTAGCATCCAGAACATTTTTGTCAGAGTTACAGGTAATAATCGCTCTGATATTTTCGGGAAGTTAGAGACCTCTGGTGTTAATGCCAATTTGTTTGTGATTAATCCCAATGGGATTTTTTTTGGGCCGAATGCCAGACTGAATATAGGTGGTTCTTTTGTGGCGAGTACAGCTAGTGGAATTCAGTTTGGCGATCGCACCATTTTTAGCGCTACTTCTCCCCAACCTTTACTGACAATGAGTGTACCTACGGGATTGCAATTTGGCAGAACAGGGGGAGAGATCAATTTACAAGGGGAATTAGTAGTTCCCACAGGCAAAACCCTGGCATTCGTAGGTGGCAATGTAACTCTAGATGGTGGTAATGTTAGCTTTCTCCGGCGTAGGACTCTCAAGGCGGAAAGTGGTCAAATTGCTATAGGTGGAATACTAGAAGTAGGTACAGTAGGTCTAAATTTGGCTGGTAATAACGACATTAACAACCAAATTTTAAGTTTTTCTGATGACGCAGTCTTAGGTAACGTATTCATCCAAAATCAAGCCAGGGTAGATGTCAGTGGTCAGGGTGCTGGTTATATCGAAATTAAAGGTAAGCAGATTGGACTCACTCGTGCATCGCAAGTGCTAGCAGAAACAGAAGGTAGTCAAAGCAGTCGCGGAATTTTTATCCAGGCAGAAAAATTAACCCTTGACGATGGCTCACAAGTAACAGCATCTGTGAATAATCCTCAATCTACCGTTTCCGGAGGCAATGTTACAGTCAAGGCAAGTGATTCGGTACGAGTAACGGGAATAGTACCGAATAATCTAGAACGTTCTGGGAATCCCAGTGGTCTGTTTACTAGAACTGCCGGTAAAAGACCTGGGGGAAATTTGACTATTACAACAGGTAAATTAATTGTTGAAGATGGGGGTAACATATCCGCTCGTACTAGTGGAAATGATAGTCAGAGTATTGGCGGAACGATCAAAATAACTGCATCAGAATTGGTCAAACTGATCGGCAATACTAAGGATTCTAGAGAATTTCCCAGTAGTGTGTTTGCTCAGACTTTGGGTGCTGGGAATGCAGGTTCTGTGACGATTGATACTCCAGCGTTATTTGTCCAAGATGGTGCAGTCATATCAGCTGGAACTCAGACAAATAGCCAGGGTAATGGGGGAAATATTACAATAAAAGCCTCTGATTTTATAGAAATAAGCGGAAGTTCGCCAATTGAGAAATTTCCTAGTGGCTTGTTTGCTCGCAGTCGAGGTAGTGGCAACGCAGGTTCTATATTAATTACTACAGGTCAACTTAATGTGCGCGATCTCGCTACAGTCACAGTAGAAACATTAGGCACAAGTAATGCTGGCGAAATAAAAATTAACGCCACAAGAATCAACCTTGATGGTAAAGCAAATTTGAACGCTACAACTCCATTAGGTAATGGTGGTAATATCAATTTACAAATAGATGACCAACTACTTTTACGCCGTGGTAGTTTCATCTCTACTAGAGCAGGCACTACAAGCGGTAGGGGTAATGGCGGTAATATAAATATTAATATTCCCAATGGCTTTATCGTTGCCGTTCCTGGTGAAAATAGTGACATTACAGCTAATGCTTTTCAAGGTCAAGGTGGTAACGTTAGCATCAATGCCTTTAGCGTTTTTGGCATAGAGTTTCGAGAAAAAGATAGTCCACTCACCAACGACATCACAGCTAGTTCTGAATTTGGGCTAAACGGTACAGTCGAAATCAATACCCCAGAAGTTCAACCGAACCAAGGACTAATTAATTTACCAACACAACCTGTTGAACCCCAGCTAGCCCAAGTTTGTCAAGCAGCCGCAGGACGAAATCAAGACAGTTTTACTATCACCGGGCGTGGTGGTTTGCCAAACAACCCTAATGAACTCCTTTATTCTGATGCTGTTCTTACAGATTGGGTAGCTGTGAGTAATGTAGAAAACATCCCCAATACTCCTATCAGCAAAAGCATCTCTACTCCAACCCAAACTAATATCGTGGAAGCTACGGGATGGGTAATCAGCCCTCAAGGTGAAGTTGTTCTCACAGTGAATACACCTAATACAAAATCCCCTAATTCTTGGCAAAAAACTAGTGCTTGTAATTCGTAA
- a CDS encoding dienelactone hydrolase family protein encodes MTEQVVATETVNFSQNNLQIAGYLAQPQAPGSYPGIVVLQEIFGVNGHIRDVTERIAKLGYVAIAPALFQRQAPGFETGYTPQDIEVGRGYAMQTKASELLSDIQAAIDYLKTLPQVKQNGFGCIGFCFGGHVAYLAATLPDIKATASFYGAGIATRTFGGGNPTVTRTPEIKGTLYGFFGTEDASIPPEQIDQIETELEKYNISHRVFRYDGADHGFFCDRRASYNPQAAAAAWEQVQQLFKTVLTT; translated from the coding sequence ATGACTGAGCAAGTAGTTGCCACAGAAACCGTTAACTTTTCGCAAAATAATCTACAAATAGCTGGGTACTTAGCACAGCCACAAGCACCAGGTTCCTACCCAGGAATTGTGGTTTTACAGGAGATTTTTGGCGTTAACGGTCATATTCGGGACGTGACAGAACGGATTGCTAAATTGGGGTATGTGGCGATCGCTCCGGCGCTGTTTCAACGTCAAGCACCAGGCTTTGAAACTGGATACACACCCCAAGATATTGAAGTTGGCAGAGGTTATGCAATGCAAACCAAAGCATCAGAATTACTCAGCGATATTCAAGCAGCCATAGATTATCTGAAAACTCTCCCCCAAGTGAAACAAAATGGCTTTGGTTGTATTGGCTTCTGCTTTGGGGGTCATGTAGCCTATCTTGCTGCCACTTTACCAGATATCAAAGCGACGGCATCTTTTTACGGTGCGGGAATTGCTACCCGTACATTTGGCGGCGGAAATCCTACTGTCACCCGCACACCAGAAATCAAAGGCACACTCTATGGCTTTTTTGGTACGGAAGATGCCAGTATTCCCCCAGAGCAAATAGACCAAATCGAGACAGAGTTAGAAAAATACAACATTTCTCATCGTGTGTTCCGCTACGATGGAGCTGATCACGGATTTTTCTGTGACCGTCGTGCCAGCTATAATCCTCAAGCAGCAGCTGCTGCTTGGGAGCAGGTGCAACAACTATTTAAGACTGTGTTAACAACATAG
- a CDS encoding S1 RNA-binding domain-containing protein, whose translation MNSESKLSQKANSSFTMDDFAKALENHDYQFQKGQVVYGKVFQLDPDGAYVDIGGKSSAYIPRDEASLRAVNDLAAVLPLHEELEFIIIREQDAEGQVTLSRRQLEINHIWEKLAQMKENSQPVDVKVTGVNKGGVTVDVQSLRGFIPRSHLTERDNLEALKGHTLTAGFLEVDRNNKKLVLSQRLVTRSSNFNQLEIGQLVEGKITGIKPFGVFVDLNGLSALLHIKQVSQKFIESLEKVFQPGQTIKAIVIDLDQGKGRVAISTRALENFPGEVLENFEEVMASAEARAHRAANKMSEGV comes from the coding sequence ATGAATTCCGAATCGAAACTATCTCAAAAAGCCAACTCGTCTTTCACAATGGACGACTTTGCCAAAGCACTAGAAAATCACGACTACCAGTTCCAAAAGGGGCAAGTTGTTTACGGCAAGGTTTTCCAACTTGATCCTGATGGCGCTTATGTTGATATTGGTGGCAAGTCGTCAGCTTATATTCCCCGCGATGAGGCTTCTTTGAGGGCAGTTAACGATTTAGCGGCAGTATTGCCGTTGCATGAGGAGCTTGAGTTTATTATCATCCGTGAACAGGATGCAGAAGGTCAAGTAACTCTTTCTCGACGGCAGTTAGAAATTAATCATATCTGGGAAAAACTGGCGCAAATGAAGGAAAATTCCCAGCCTGTGGATGTGAAGGTGACAGGGGTGAATAAAGGTGGTGTCACTGTTGATGTTCAAAGCTTGCGGGGATTTATTCCGCGATCGCACCTCACAGAGCGTGATAATTTAGAAGCCCTTAAAGGTCATACTCTCACGGCTGGCTTTTTAGAAGTAGACCGCAATAACAAAAAACTCGTCCTTTCCCAGCGTTTGGTAACTCGTTCTAGTAACTTCAATCAGTTAGAAATTGGTCAGTTAGTAGAAGGTAAAATAACTGGAATTAAACCTTTTGGCGTGTTTGTTGATTTAAATGGTCTCAGCGCCTTGCTACATATCAAACAAGTTAGCCAAAAATTCATCGAATCCCTAGAAAAAGTCTTTCAACCTGGTCAAACAATTAAAGCCATAGTTATCGACTTAGATCAAGGTAAAGGTCGAGTGGCTATCTCTACCAGAGCTTTAGAAAACTTCCCTGGTGAAGTGTTAGAAAATTTCGAGGAAGTCATGGCTTCAGCCGAAGCACGCGCTCACCGAGCTGCTAATAAAATGAGTGAAGGGGTTTAG
- a CDS encoding GntR family transcriptional regulator codes for MIQFRIQPDSEIPASTQLFNQLRFAIASRQYPPAYKLPSTRALAMQTGLHRNTISKVYRQLEEDGFVESLAGSGIYVRAQGHEGGSRLQSPILTQHPEASKVLQQALDELLGQGYSLSQAREIFLAEIDWRLRCSARVLVASPTQDMGVGELMAYELEEELEIPVQIVAIDELAAVLDKTTSATVVTSRYFINDVEAIAAPKAIRVIPLDIYDYNKEINLLKNLPKDNCVGIVSLSSGIGRQAEVILHGLRGDELLVMTTQPKDNYKMQAIVKRAEVIICDQACYATVQAAVQAASEDIIRPPKLIKVDNYIGANSINLLKRELGLG; via the coding sequence ATGATTCAATTCCGTATTCAGCCAGATAGTGAGATTCCCGCATCAACCCAACTATTTAACCAACTCAGGTTTGCGATCGCTTCTCGGCAATATCCACCCGCATACAAATTGCCCAGCACCAGGGCTTTGGCAATGCAAACGGGGTTACACCGCAATACTATTAGTAAAGTTTATCGTCAGTTAGAGGAAGACGGTTTTGTTGAAAGTTTAGCAGGCTCAGGGATTTATGTCCGCGCTCAAGGTCATGAGGGTGGTAGCAGGCTACAATCGCCCATCCTCACACAACATCCTGAAGCATCAAAAGTTTTACAACAAGCACTGGATGAATTACTGGGACAAGGCTATTCACTCAGCCAAGCAAGAGAAATATTTTTGGCAGAAATTGACTGGCGCTTGCGTTGTAGTGCGCGGGTACTGGTAGCATCTCCGACTCAAGATATGGGTGTGGGGGAGTTAATGGCTTATGAGTTAGAAGAAGAACTAGAAATTCCCGTGCAGATAGTGGCGATAGATGAGTTAGCAGCCGTACTAGATAAAACCACTTCCGCTACAGTTGTCACCAGTCGCTATTTTATCAACGATGTGGAAGCGATCGCCGCCCCTAAAGCTATCCGTGTCATCCCTCTAGATATCTACGACTACAACAAAGAAATCAACCTGCTGAAAAACCTGCCCAAAGATAACTGTGTAGGAATAGTCAGCCTCAGTTCGGGAATTGGTCGCCAAGCAGAAGTCATCCTCCACGGCTTGCGGGGTGACGAGTTATTAGTCATGACCACCCAACCAAAAGATAATTACAAAATGCAGGCGATCGTCAAGCGCGCCGAAGTGATTATCTGTGACCAAGCCTGTTATGCAACCGTACAAGCCGCCGTCCAAGCCGCCTCCGAAGACATCATCCGTCCACCAAAATTAATCAAGGTAGATAATTACATCGGCGCAAACTCAATTAACTTACTCAAACGAGAACTAGGCTTAGGTTGA
- a CDS encoding alkaline phosphatase D family protein — protein MERVHLHRLLSSQAKRRRFLLGAGTLTASAIASLWTHKVAAKSRFSAYPFSLGVASGDPLPDSVILWTRLAPDPLNGGGMPPVNVPVRWQIATDENMRKVVLRGVTLATPELAHSVHVNVRGLQPDRWYWYQFTVGSEDSPIGRTRTAPAIGSRLNQLNFAFVTCQKWEDGYYSAYRRLAEEDLDLVFHLGDYIYEYGISANGGVRNVSLPSEFRKETNTLEQYRLRYALYKTDPDLQKAHALFPFSVTWDDHEVENDYTDNLSENNDPVAKFLQRRAAAYQAYYEHMPLREFSIPQGPDMPIYRRLTFGNLAEFSVLDTRQYRSDQPCTDGETPRCPAALDPAKTMLGTQQERWLLDGLDRSQARWNILAQQVLMAELDHKIGSGEIFWNDSWDGYPLARNRVLNHIADRRISNPVVITGDWHSIFANDLKLDFKATNSPTVATEFVTPSISSNGDRNVYGPYYGPMIPENPHIKFFDGDRRGYFRVNLNYDRWQTDLRIVTTVSRPDAPVYTFASFVVENGRPGVQRA, from the coding sequence ATGGAGCGTGTTCATTTACATCGCTTGCTGTCCTCCCAAGCAAAGCGGCGACGTTTTCTGCTCGGTGCTGGAACATTGACTGCAAGTGCCATAGCCAGTCTTTGGACTCATAAAGTTGCCGCCAAGTCAAGATTCTCAGCCTATCCCTTCAGCCTTGGTGTTGCTTCTGGTGATCCTTTACCAGATAGCGTAATTTTATGGACAAGGCTAGCTCCAGATCCTTTAAATGGTGGTGGAATGCCGCCCGTAAACGTACCAGTACGGTGGCAAATTGCTACGGATGAAAATATGAGAAAAGTTGTGCTACGGGGCGTGACATTGGCAACCCCCGAATTAGCGCATTCTGTCCATGTCAATGTGCGTGGCTTACAGCCTGACCGTTGGTACTGGTATCAGTTTACAGTGGGTAGTGAAGATAGCCCCATTGGTCGTACCCGCACTGCTCCAGCAATTGGCTCTAGGTTGAATCAGCTCAACTTTGCGTTTGTTACTTGCCAAAAATGGGAGGATGGTTACTATTCTGCTTATCGTCGCCTAGCAGAAGAAGATTTAGATTTGGTTTTTCACTTGGGTGACTATATTTACGAATACGGCATCTCTGCCAACGGCGGTGTGCGTAATGTATCTTTACCCAGTGAATTTAGAAAAGAAACCAATACGCTAGAGCAATACCGCCTGCGATATGCTCTCTATAAAACTGACCCGGATTTACAAAAAGCTCACGCCTTATTTCCCTTTTCAGTCACCTGGGACGACCACGAAGTTGAGAATGACTACACTGATAACCTTTCGGAAAACAACGATCCAGTGGCCAAGTTTTTGCAAAGGCGTGCAGCTGCTTACCAGGCTTATTATGAGCATATGCCACTGCGGGAATTTTCCATACCACAGGGCCCCGATATGCCGATTTACCGTCGTTTGACCTTTGGTAATCTAGCTGAGTTTAGCGTCCTTGATACCCGCCAGTACAGGAGTGATCAGCCATGTACTGATGGTGAAACACCCCGTTGCCCAGCAGCGCTAGATCCTGCAAAAACTATGCTCGGTACTCAGCAGGAACGTTGGTTGCTGGATGGTCTTGACCGTTCTCAAGCACGTTGGAACATACTTGCTCAACAGGTGTTGATGGCAGAGCTAGATCATAAAATTGGGTCAGGTGAAATTTTTTGGAACGACTCGTGGGATGGATACCCTCTCGCACGTAACCGTGTTTTAAATCACATCGCTGACCGTAGAATTTCTAATCCAGTGGTGATTACTGGGGATTGGCACTCCATATTTGCCAATGACCTCAAGCTGGACTTTAAGGCTACTAACTCTCCTACAGTAGCTACGGAATTTGTGACTCCGTCAATTTCTAGCAATGGTGATCGGAATGTTTACGGCCCCTACTACGGCCCGATGATTCCAGAAAACCCACACATCAAATTTTTTGACGGCGATCGCCGGGGCTATTTCCGAGTTAATCTTAACTATGATCGCTGGCAAACTGATCTGCGTATCGTCACGACTGTGAGTCGTCCAGATGCACCTGTATACACTTTTGCTTCGTTTGTTGTTGAGAATGGTCGCCCAGGTGTTCAACGTGCATAA